A window from Amblyomma americanum isolate KBUSLIRL-KWMA chromosome 7, ASM5285725v1, whole genome shotgun sequence encodes these proteins:
- the LOC144096791 gene encoding uncharacterized protein LOC144096791 produces MKPSLFFFFLRNAFPDNASRDQPPPPSGDASWPYFLLVLLPAPPDIPHRPHLPAPRLPNTARPPTGRVVHGGGGRGTAAANRGVSVAPGNGSSACSGPWAGPWAGGAAAEAALLLALAALGMGTNCLLMGQVAARRRGWAQGLLFHQGLVDCTRAGLLLPLGLALLLCQRAPPRCPVLESAFLLLVTVSTVNLLTWVLSDGGPDSPQCLALALFLVWFASVTVQLGPTFLAGARAAHLCPVQPGPHYVLGLLWVSVNALCVLLTAMHLRRLHRDLCRSKVEAARVASLVTAMMVSAPGDRTMQDYVERQERWGLRRLRAFGLLLAAYMLFWGPLFVVTLVQPKAPLPHQVAMHVAFVHATVNPALLLVLDTDPRGSPSASPLQLPVDQLMPLETTL; encoded by the exons ATGAAgccatcgcttttttttttttttctacgaaacGCGTTTCCCGATAACGCTTCCCGCGACCAACCACCACCGCCGTCAGGGGACGCCTCCTGGCCGTACTTCCTACTAGTCCTCCTTCCAGCGCCTCCCGACATCCCTCACCGTCCCCACCTTCCCGCACCGCGACTCCCCAACACCGCGCGTCCCCCAACAGGGAGAGTTGTTCATGGCGGCGGCGGAAGGGGGACAGCGGCAGCGAACCGCGGCGTGAGCGTGGCGCCCGGCAACGGAAGTTCGGCGTGCTCGGGCCCGTGGGCCGGGCCCtgggccggcggcgcggcggctgaAGCGGCACTGCTGCTGGCGCTCGCTGCGCTCGGCATGGGTACAAACTGCCTGCTCATGGGCCAGGTGGCTGCCCGCCGCCGGGGATGGGCGCAAGGGCTGCTCTTCCACCAGGGACTGGTCGACTGCACGCGGGCCGGTCTACTGCTGCCGCTAGGCCTAGCGCTGCTCCTGTGCCAGCGCGCCCCGCCGCGCTGCCCCGTCCTCGAGTCGGCCTTCCTGCTGCTGGTCACCGTCTCCACGGTGAACCTGCTCACGTGGGTGCTCAGCGATGGCGGCCCGGACTCGCCGCAGTGCCTCGCCCTCGCGCTCTTCCTCGTCTGGTTTGCGTCGGTCACCGTCCAGCTGGGACCGACGTTCCTGGCGGGCGCCCGCGCCGCGCACCTCTGCCCCGTGCAGCCGGGCCCCCACTACGTGCTCGGCTTGCTCTGGGTGAGCGTCAACGCGCTCTGCGTGCTCCTCACGGCCATGCACCTGCGGCGGCTGCACCGGGACCTGTGCCGCTCCAAGGTAGAGGCGGCTCGTGTCGCGTCGCTCGTCACCGCGATGATGGTGTCGGCGCCCGGTGACCGGACCATGCAG GACTATGTGGAACGCCAGGAGCGGTGGGGCCTGCGGAGACTGCGAGCCTTTGGCCTGCTGCTAGCTGCTTACATGCTCTTCTGGGGACCCTTGTTTGTGGTGACACTGGTACAGCCCAAGGCTCCACTGCCCCACCAGGTTGCCATGCACGTCGCCTTTGTGCATGCCACAGTCAACCCCGCACTGCTTCTTGTGCTGGACACTGACCCGCGGGGCTCACCTAGTGCATCACCCTTGCAGCTGCCCGTTGACCAGCTGATGCCTTT GGAGACCACACTGTGA